In Coleofasciculus sp. FACHB-T130, the following proteins share a genomic window:
- a CDS encoding peptidase domain-containing ABC transporter, producing the protein MNRMLVQGHPPLQDIQNAYSSLPDILNLLRLSQSDTSFASDFEGAFELCDFQLGDRLVNYSAATASGNSVRDEQNQGDFYLVCQGRVRLLALDAAQGKEVPALVVESGESFGAEKVFGNHCELTSAIAASAGIVARISIADLQPWLERLPNLQDYLQQQAIWRQCLIFFKTSTDWRRLSSHRLRQLLPYLVETRIEAGASLIESTPSEAGRFWLRSGQIESRQDADLPPPIGQSWGYPHPTPSSWIAQTDLVVYQLPKQHFEAARAIALIAATFSEQSEAVAERSLENGHRESTEEGKLRHQPKNLSPPASWNGNRPPQIHSDVQANIQPPESPPIAFPKPVKRPGRWFWQRYPLIEQQSSSDCGAACLTMIGQYWGKRFSITSLRNLAGVGRAGASLKNLGAAAEKVGFHAQPVRASLNRLIEGKNPWIAHWQGDHYVVVYRVKGDRILIADPAVGRRSLSQAEFLASWTGYALLLDPTPALHATPTEKNSLNRFWGLLWPYRSLIGQIILASLLIQIFGLITPLFTQIILDRVVVHKSAIALHVFSLGLLLFGVWRVCVTGIRQYLLDYFGNRLDLTLIGGFISHTLTLPLAFFESRHVGDIITRVQENQKIQMFLTRQAVTAWLDASMAIVYLGLMAYYNWRLTLVVVALIPPIVILTVVASPFLRGVSRKIFNEEAGQNSSLVEMMTGIATVKAAAAERELRWRWEARLTSTLNAQFQGQKLANGLQVTGGFINTLGTTALLWYGATLVIQDRLTIGQFVAFNMMIGSVINPVLQLVNLWDELQEVLVSVERLNDVFSAQPEESPQKPLLVLPQLRGEVKLENVTFRYSPDQERNTLQNLSFEVTAGQTVAIVGRSGSGKSTLVNLLQGLYQPTSGRICVDGHDTRHVSPSSLRSQLGVVPQECFLFSGTILENITLYSDDFILEQVVEVAKLAEAHAFIQDMPLGYHTKVGERGANLSGGQRQRIAIARALLGNPQIMILDEATSSLDTDSERRFQQNLARISRNRTIFIIAHRLSTVRHADCILVLDRGILIERGTHDELISLQGLYYHLAQQQLDL; encoded by the coding sequence ATGAATCGGATGCTGGTACAGGGTCATCCTCCGCTTCAGGACATACAAAACGCTTACTCTAGCCTTCCCGATATCCTCAATCTCTTGAGGCTGTCCCAATCAGATACGAGCTTTGCTTCCGACTTCGAGGGAGCATTTGAACTTTGCGATTTTCAACTGGGCGATCGCCTTGTTAACTATAGTGCCGCCACTGCCTCAGGAAATTCAGTTCGTGATGAACAAAATCAGGGGGATTTTTACCTAGTTTGTCAAGGTCGGGTGCGGCTACTGGCTTTAGACGCAGCACAGGGTAAGGAAGTTCCCGCTCTGGTGGTGGAATCGGGAGAAAGTTTTGGGGCAGAAAAGGTATTTGGCAATCATTGCGAGCTGACGAGCGCGATCGCTGCCAGTGCCGGAATTGTGGCTCGGATTTCAATTGCAGACCTTCAGCCTTGGTTAGAGCGGCTCCCGAATCTGCAAGACTACCTGCAACAGCAGGCAATTTGGCGGCAATGTCTGATTTTCTTCAAAACCTCTACAGACTGGCGGCGCTTGAGCAGCCATAGGCTACGACAACTGTTGCCCTACCTAGTAGAAACGCGGATCGAAGCGGGAGCATCTTTGATTGAATCCACACCCTCCGAGGCGGGTCGCTTTTGGTTACGCAGCGGTCAAATTGAAAGCCGACAAGACGCAGATTTACCCCCCCCTATCGGACAAAGTTGGGGGTATCCTCATCCCACACCGAGCAGTTGGATTGCCCAGACCGATTTAGTCGTTTATCAGTTGCCTAAGCAACACTTTGAGGCAGCACGAGCAATTGCGCTAATCGCAGCAACTTTCTCAGAGCAGTCAGAAGCAGTTGCCGAGCGATCGCTTGAAAACGGGCACCGTGAATCTACGGAGGAAGGGAAATTGCGGCATCAGCCAAAGAACCTGTCTCCACCAGCGTCTTGGAATGGCAATCGACCGCCACAAATTCACTCAGATGTGCAGGCAAATATCCAGCCCCCTGAATCGCCTCCGATTGCTTTTCCCAAACCCGTCAAGCGTCCGGGTCGATGGTTTTGGCAACGCTATCCCTTGATTGAGCAGCAAAGCTCTTCCGACTGCGGTGCTGCCTGCTTGACAATGATAGGGCAATATTGGGGGAAACGGTTTAGCATCACTTCCTTACGGAATCTCGCTGGCGTGGGGCGTGCCGGTGCCTCCCTGAAGAACTTAGGCGCAGCGGCAGAAAAGGTCGGATTTCACGCACAACCCGTCAGGGCGAGTTTAAACCGCTTAATCGAGGGGAAAAACCCCTGGATTGCCCACTGGCAGGGCGATCATTATGTGGTGGTTTACCGAGTCAAGGGCGATCGCATCCTGATTGCCGATCCCGCTGTCGGCAGACGATCGCTTTCCCAGGCGGAATTTCTGGCGAGTTGGACGGGATACGCCCTGCTTCTCGATCCGACGCCAGCATTGCATGCCACCCCAACGGAAAAAAATTCTCTCAATCGCTTTTGGGGTTTGCTTTGGCCTTACCGTTCCCTGATCGGACAAATTATCCTGGCGTCTCTGCTGATCCAGATTTTTGGTCTGATTACCCCCCTGTTTACCCAGATTATTCTCGACCGGGTGGTTGTTCACAAAAGCGCGATCGCCCTGCACGTCTTCAGCCTTGGTCTGCTACTATTTGGCGTTTGGCGCGTCTGCGTCACGGGAATTCGACAATACCTGCTGGATTATTTTGGCAACCGATTAGACCTCACCCTAATCGGCGGCTTTATCAGCCATACCTTAACCTTACCCCTCGCCTTTTTTGAATCGCGCCATGTCGGGGACATTATCACGCGCGTTCAGGAAAACCAGAAAATCCAGATGTTTCTAACTCGCCAAGCGGTTACAGCTTGGTTAGACGCCTCAATGGCAATCGTCTATTTGGGGCTGATGGCTTATTACAACTGGCGTCTCACCTTAGTAGTGGTGGCGCTAATTCCCCCGATTGTCATTTTGACGGTAGTGGCGAGTCCATTTCTCAGAGGGGTGTCGCGGAAAATCTTTAACGAGGAAGCGGGACAAAACTCCTCACTCGTGGAAATGATGACCGGCATTGCTACAGTAAAAGCAGCAGCAGCGGAGCGAGAATTGCGCTGGCGCTGGGAAGCTCGTTTAACCAGCACCCTAAATGCCCAATTTCAGGGTCAAAAACTGGCAAATGGCTTGCAAGTCACTGGCGGCTTCATTAATACCTTGGGTACCACGGCATTGCTTTGGTACGGCGCAACCCTGGTGATTCAGGATCGGCTCACGATCGGTCAGTTTGTGGCGTTCAATATGATGATTGGTAGTGTCATCAACCCCGTGCTGCAACTGGTGAACCTTTGGGATGAACTGCAAGAAGTTTTGGTATCTGTGGAACGGCTGAATGATGTGTTTTCAGCTCAACCCGAAGAAAGTCCTCAAAAACCTTTGCTAGTTCTGCCTCAGTTGCGGGGCGAGGTGAAATTGGAGAATGTAACATTCCGCTATTCTCCAGATCAAGAGCGCAATACGCTTCAGAATCTTTCTTTTGAAGTGACTGCTGGGCAAACGGTGGCAATTGTCGGGCGCAGCGGTTCTGGAAAGAGTACCTTGGTCAATCTTCTCCAGGGTTTATATCAGCCAACAAGCGGTCGAATTTGTGTCGATGGTCACGATACCCGCCATGTTTCTCCCTCATCTTTGCGGAGTCAGTTGGGGGTGGTGCCGCAGGAGTGTTTTCTGTTTTCTGGAACCATTTTAGAAAACATTACGCTCTACTCGGATGACTTCATTTTAGAGCAAGTTGTTGAAGTGGCAAAACTTGCCGAAGCTCATGCTTTTATTCAAGATATGCCGTTGGGATATCACACAAAAGTTGGGGAACGGGGGGCAAATCTCTCTGGCGGACAGAGACAACGAATTGCGATCGCTCGAGCGCTTTTGGGAAATCCTCAAATTATGATTTTAGATGAAGCTACCAGCTCTCTAGATACTGACTCCGAGCGGCGATTCCAGCAAAATTTAGCTCGAATTAGCCGAAATCGCACAATTTTTATCATTGCCCACCGACTCTCAACGGTCCGACACGCTGACTGCATCCTGGTCTTAGATCGAGGCATTCTAATTGAGCGCGGTACTCATGATGAACTGATTTCGCTTCAAGGTCTTTATTACCATCTAGCGCAGCAACAACTGGATCTTTAA
- a CDS encoding HlyD family efflux transporter periplasmic adaptor subunit: protein MQKPIRSISASTASNLPLTPPVEPFGSGYTGSNQNSFDSQGILSRTPTQGESVTHPGKIQRQCDRSFAEIYGGATGSIEMSVQPTSTETASNSQVHFASATSPETRTNQWSTSLQTVLDQPPSTLPRQLILGGMAFCLAFGAWATFGQIDEVGHAQGRLMPKGAVYKIDPVEMGKVANIAVKEGQAVKAGQVLVELDTQIAAGEVERLQQMLATNQMQLIQKQALLEKTHLEVKTQTAIASSDTQAAFAAISEVNAKGSATREQIAQLQTAKTANQERLETLKPLSATTAELHKKLKADVAAAVEEVERVKPLVKEGAISKKYLLDAEQMMRDRQSAITKTQLEEDTTLKDRLFEAQQALRDGDRAIASSQGDLKQTLAQAQQLHAELAQKQAQERKTQIETQQQIQELEVEMTQLKAQIAETQNLLNAAKAKLKQRFLTAAVDGVVSSLKVRNVGEVVQPSQTVAEIAPHKAPMILVASLPNQEAGFVKTGMPVKIKFDAYPYQEYGIVSGKIQSVSPDAKPDERLGEVYRIEVALDRNYINADRQNIKFKAGQTASAEIIIRRRRIADILLDPIRQMQKGGISL from the coding sequence ATGCAAAAACCAATCAGATCGATTTCTGCATCAACGGCCTCAAACCTACCCTTAACTCCACCCGTTGAGCCTTTTGGCTCAGGCTATACAGGTAGCAACCAGAATTCATTCGATAGCCAGGGGATATTATCCCGTACTCCGACTCAAGGCGAGTCGGTTACTCATCCTGGCAAGATTCAGCGTCAGTGCGATCGCTCTTTTGCTGAGATTTACGGGGGTGCGACTGGCTCTATCGAAATGAGCGTACAGCCCACCTCGACTGAAACAGCTAGCAATTCTCAAGTTCATTTCGCGTCTGCCACTTCTCCAGAGACTCGAACCAACCAATGGTCTACCTCGTTGCAGACGGTGCTTGACCAGCCACCTTCCACGCTTCCTCGTCAGCTGATATTGGGCGGAATGGCTTTCTGTCTGGCTTTTGGGGCTTGGGCTACCTTTGGGCAAATTGACGAAGTGGGTCACGCTCAAGGACGGTTAATGCCCAAAGGAGCCGTCTACAAGATTGACCCAGTGGAAATGGGGAAGGTTGCCAACATTGCCGTCAAAGAAGGTCAAGCGGTAAAAGCCGGTCAAGTGTTAGTGGAACTGGATACCCAAATTGCGGCGGGTGAAGTAGAGCGTTTGCAGCAAATGCTGGCAACGAATCAAATGCAACTTATTCAGAAGCAAGCGCTTCTAGAGAAAACGCATCTGGAAGTGAAAACCCAGACAGCGATCGCTTCTTCAGACACTCAAGCAGCTTTTGCTGCGATCTCCGAAGTCAATGCCAAAGGATCTGCTACCCGCGAACAAATCGCTCAACTTCAAACGGCAAAGACGGCGAATCAAGAAAGACTCGAAACACTAAAACCCCTGTCGGCGACGACGGCAGAACTGCACAAGAAACTAAAAGCTGATGTAGCGGCGGCGGTAGAGGAAGTCGAGAGGGTAAAACCGCTGGTCAAAGAGGGGGCGATCTCCAAGAAATATTTGCTGGATGCCGAGCAAATGATGCGCGATCGCCAAAGTGCCATCACCAAAACTCAACTAGAAGAAGACACAACTCTTAAAGACCGACTGTTTGAGGCCCAGCAAGCTCTGCGAGATGGCGATCGCGCGATCGCTTCAAGTCAAGGCGATTTAAAGCAGACACTCGCACAAGCACAGCAACTCCACGCAGAACTCGCTCAAAAACAAGCTCAAGAGCGCAAAACTCAGATAGAAACACAGCAGCAAATTCAGGAATTAGAAGTTGAAATGACTCAGCTTAAAGCCCAAATTGCTGAAACTCAAAATCTGCTGAACGCCGCTAAAGCAAAGCTCAAACAACGGTTTCTGACTGCTGCCGTTGATGGAGTGGTGTCGTCTCTGAAAGTCCGCAACGTTGGCGAAGTGGTTCAACCCAGCCAAACTGTTGCCGAAATCGCTCCCCACAAAGCACCCATGATTCTCGTAGCCAGTTTACCCAATCAAGAAGCGGGCTTTGTAAAAACGGGAATGCCAGTAAAAATCAAATTCGACGCTTACCCCTATCAAGAGTACGGTATCGTTTCCGGGAAGATACAATCCGTCTCTCCCGATGCGAAACCCGATGAGCGACTGGGAGAAGTCTATCGAATTGAAGTAGCGCTGGATCGTAACTATATCAATGCAGATCGTCAAAACATCAAATTTAAAGCCGGTCAAACTGCCTCTGCGGAGATTATCATCCGCCGACGCCGGATTGCCGACATTCTGTTAGATCCCATCCGCCAGATGCAAAAAGGCGGCATCAGTTTGTAA
- a CDS encoding HetP family heterocyst commitment protein codes for MAYHIPCSNPKLDKTMNSEQFNQVVEAIMEGKYSWACVLLLRFAGYNPLHYIPYRTYNRLLKENCQVGRHTNCKTDTLNTDNQRAAIGSESLESHKCLSTIKDLGYLEAIAEPQVRGSGGHFDPWLVIKTQKINSIFRELK; via the coding sequence ATGGCTTATCACATTCCCTGTTCTAATCCTAAACTTGACAAAACCATGAATTCCGAACAGTTTAATCAAGTTGTTGAAGCCATCATGGAAGGAAAGTATTCTTGGGCTTGCGTTTTACTATTGCGGTTTGCTGGTTACAATCCCCTACACTACATCCCCTACCGAACATACAACCGATTGCTCAAAGAAAACTGCCAAGTTGGCAGACACACCAACTGTAAAACAGATACTTTAAATACAGATAATCAAAGGGCTGCAATCGGGTCAGAGAGCCTAGAGTCACACAAGTGCTTAAGCACAATTAAAGACCTTGGTTATCTAGAAGCGATCGCTGAGCCACAAGTACGGGGAAGCGGGGGTCATTTTGATCCCTGGTTAGTCATAAAAACTCAAAAAATAAACTCAATTTTTCGGGAATTAAAATAA